From one Bacillus sp. FJAT-42376 genomic stretch:
- a CDS encoding alpha/beta fold hydrolase, protein MAGCLCLHGFTGAPYEVEPIADYLRHLTDWEIRVPCLPGHGETASLKGVAFQEWIDCAENELKDLLESCEEVYVIGFSMGGMIASYLAAKYPVSRLILMSAAAYYVNPRQFIKDIRTIVEDGFKGLLEENTVYTRYRKKIRETPILSTLEFRKLVRYVKPRLHEITIPVLIIQGECDGIVPIKSAHYIYREIGSDEKKLCFLPSSTHLICHGEDFGELAEETSKFLGINPSPDYQHEYVKV, encoded by the coding sequence ATGGCTGGCTGCTTATGTCTGCATGGATTTACAGGCGCACCGTACGAGGTGGAGCCTATTGCTGATTATTTACGGCACTTAACAGATTGGGAAATCCGGGTGCCGTGTCTGCCCGGTCATGGGGAGACTGCTTCTCTGAAAGGTGTTGCTTTTCAGGAATGGATCGATTGTGCGGAAAATGAATTGAAAGACCTTCTTGAATCCTGTGAGGAAGTTTATGTCATCGGATTTTCAATGGGAGGCATGATTGCTTCTTACCTAGCCGCTAAATACCCTGTAAGCAGACTCATTTTGATGAGTGCGGCTGCCTATTATGTGAATCCGCGGCAATTTATTAAAGATATCCGGACGATTGTAGAAGACGGCTTTAAAGGCCTTTTGGAGGAAAATACGGTATACACGCGCTACCGGAAAAAAATCCGTGAAACCCCGATTCTCTCCACCCTTGAATTCAGGAAATTAGTAAGATACGTCAAACCCCGTCTTCACGAGATCACGATTCCCGTTCTGATTATCCAGGGGGAGTGCGACGGCATTGTCCCGATAAAAAGCGCCCACTATATTTACAGAGAAATTGGATCGGACGAAAAGAAACTTTGCTTTTTGCCGTCCTCGACCCACTTAATCTGTCATGGGGAAGACTTCGGCGAATTAGCCGAAGAGACTTCTAAATTTTTGGGAATCAATCCATCTCCGGATTATCAGCACGAATACGTAAAGGTATAA
- the acpS gene encoding holo-ACP synthase, translated as MVEGIGLDIVEMERIRVLVSRQPRFAARILGEKEMNIYEKLTGLRQIEFLAGRFACKEAFAKATGLGIGKSLSFQDIQIVKESSGKPAVLAPGFEQTRIFVSITHTKEYAAAQVVLESLSS; from the coding sequence ATGGTAGAAGGAATTGGACTGGATATTGTAGAGATGGAGAGGATTCGCGTTCTTGTCAGCAGGCAGCCGCGATTTGCCGCCAGGATTCTTGGGGAGAAGGAAATGAACATCTATGAAAAATTGACTGGGCTTCGCCAGATTGAATTTTTGGCTGGAAGGTTTGCGTGCAAGGAGGCATTTGCCAAAGCGACCGGACTTGGAATTGGAAAGTCATTAAGTTTTCAAGACATTCAAATTGTTAAAGAGTCCAGCGGAAAACCTGCCGTTTTAGCTCCTGGATTCGAACAGACGAGAATTTTTGTTTCCATTACTCATACAAAGGAGTATGCAGCAGCCCAGGTTGTCCTCGAGAGCCTGTCAAGCTAG
- a CDS encoding PH domain-containing protein, protein MRERPQNQISMKAKTVWQTTGLLKSVIFLLADIGIGLLIYFRIWPLWTAAAGLAVTVIFMVMAVLVIPLYRQRFWRYEVHEHEIDLQHGWLIVKRTIIPMVRVQHVDTKQGPLLRKHQLATVEISTAATRHEIPALDMVEADRLRDFISRLARVTDDV, encoded by the coding sequence ATGAGAGAAAGACCGCAAAATCAAATCAGTATGAAGGCAAAAACAGTTTGGCAAACGACCGGCCTTCTGAAGTCCGTTATTTTTTTGCTGGCTGACATAGGGATTGGACTGCTCATTTATTTCCGGATTTGGCCGCTATGGACGGCTGCCGCAGGACTGGCGGTAACGGTCATCTTTATGGTCATGGCTGTTTTGGTCATTCCGCTGTACCGGCAGCGTTTCTGGAGGTACGAGGTTCACGAGCATGAAATCGATCTGCAGCACGGGTGGCTAATCGTGAAAAGAACCATTATTCCAATGGTTCGTGTACAGCATGTAGATACAAAGCAGGGACCCCTTCTGAGGAAGCACCAGCTCGCAACTGTAGAAATCTCGACAGCTGCAACGAGGCATGAAATTCCTGCGCTGGATATGGTGGAAGCCGATCGTCTGAGGGACTTTATTTCCAGGCTGGCAAGGGTGACGGATGATGTTTGA
- the murF gene encoding UDP-N-acetylmuramoyl-tripeptide--D-alanyl-D-alanine ligase translates to MIQRTLKEIQKMAGGEGLAAQYEEVSIAGVSTDSRSVKNGSLFVPITGENFNGHRFAEKALSEGAAAILWAKKELNPPSDAPVIFVDDTLSALQTLAKSYKEQLNVKVAGVTGSNGKTTTKDLLASALSASFKVHKTQGNFNNHIGLPLTLLSMPEDTEVAVLEMGMSAKGEIEFLSTLARPDAAIITNIGESHLMDLGSREGIADAKLEIASGLKEDGVLFYFGDEPLLEERVPALKRKTVTFGDTDKNDLYPSDVVQSDTGVTFTVQPGGEAFSIPVLGKHNVWNALAAIAAARRFGLTDDAIRSGLSNLAMTAMRLELSKCSKGWSVINDAYNASPTSMKAAIKLTEDLDGYSRKILILGDMLELGDREAEFHEETGEVITMGKTDLVFTYGRLGEWIAKGAKKNLPADQVASFTDKQELIAAVKKAAKPGDLFLVKASRGMRLEEAVEALKQD, encoded by the coding sequence ATGATTCAAAGAACGTTAAAAGAAATTCAAAAAATGGCGGGCGGAGAAGGGCTTGCTGCTCAATATGAGGAAGTTTCCATTGCCGGTGTTTCAACGGATTCACGCAGTGTTAAGAACGGTTCTTTATTTGTTCCGATAACAGGCGAAAATTTCAATGGCCATCGTTTTGCGGAGAAAGCTCTCAGTGAGGGGGCAGCTGCCATTCTATGGGCGAAGAAAGAACTGAATCCTCCATCCGATGCACCGGTTATTTTTGTAGATGATACACTGTCCGCGCTTCAAACCCTTGCCAAATCCTATAAGGAACAGCTAAATGTAAAAGTCGCAGGGGTTACGGGAAGCAATGGAAAAACAACAACAAAGGATCTGCTTGCTTCAGCGCTCTCTGCGTCCTTCAAAGTACATAAGACACAGGGGAACTTTAATAATCACATCGGCCTGCCGCTTACCCTCTTATCGATGCCTGAGGATACAGAAGTAGCTGTACTGGAAATGGGAATGAGCGCAAAAGGGGAAATTGAATTTCTCTCCACTCTCGCCCGTCCTGACGCTGCCATCATCACCAATATAGGGGAATCTCACCTAATGGACCTCGGTTCCCGTGAAGGCATCGCGGATGCAAAGCTTGAAATTGCCTCCGGTCTGAAAGAAGATGGAGTCCTTTTCTATTTCGGTGATGAACCGCTTCTGGAAGAACGGGTTCCGGCTCTCAAAAGAAAAACCGTGACGTTTGGAGATACCGATAAAAATGATTTATATCCATCGGATGTTGTTCAGTCGGATACAGGCGTTACATTTACTGTGCAGCCTGGCGGAGAGGCGTTTTCCATTCCGGTCCTGGGCAAGCACAATGTATGGAATGCCCTGGCGGCGATCGCGGCTGCCCGCCGATTTGGTCTAACGGATGATGCTATCAGATCCGGTTTATCCAACCTTGCCATGACGGCCATGAGGCTGGAGCTGTCAAAATGCTCAAAAGGCTGGTCTGTTATTAATGATGCGTATAATGCAAGCCCGACCTCCATGAAGGCGGCGATCAAGCTTACAGAAGACTTGGATGGATACTCCCGCAAAATCCTGATTCTTGGAGATATGCTCGAGCTTGGGGATAGAGAAGCAGAATTTCACGAAGAAACAGGAGAAGTAATCACCATGGGAAAAACAGACCTTGTTTTCACGTACGGGAGGCTTGGGGAATGGATCGCCAAAGGGGCGAAAAAAAATCTTCCGGCTGACCAAGTGGCGAGCTTTACCGATAAACAGGAGCTGATTGCGGCTGTGAAAAAAGCGGCGAAACCGGGAGATTTATTCCTTGTGAAAGCTTCCAGGGGAATGAGGCTCGAGGAAGCAGTCGAGGCATTAAAGCAAGACTGA
- a CDS encoding PH domain-containing protein — translation MMFEPKRLHPAAAIINFLKLLKEMIIPLVIFIFANRADGMLGLLMYGGAGLFLLLLIVFSVIKWLKFTYRIEEDELRIEQGLFVKQKRFVPLERVQTIHTRAGVIQQLFGLVRLEIETASGGPETEIELTAISKSQAAAIKKALYERKQIITHSGASGVEGADPVPEKRHLYKMTQKELIIGAATSSGIGVVVSAIFAFGSQLDEVLPVDSILKRFEFLTHSGAAFLAFIIFLGFLTAWLLSMAGIILKYARFSLEKTEEDLVISRGLLEKSQMTIPVKRIQAVKITENPLRQPLGYATVQVICAGGKADSDGLSAAIFPFVKKRDAKRLLDEFLPQYAYSTEKISVPKRAKRKYVFRYTWPAIIPAAVLIYFFHYWGLLSILLVPLFSLFGYMAYKDTGYRLDGSQLTFYARAVSKYMVILPKKRMQEFQIHQHFFQKRGDLATARTAVMSNVTGAHFTIKDLELEDGRILYDWYSSVSSKKPGYDPEESEKQNRRP, via the coding sequence ATGATGTTTGAGCCAAAACGGCTGCATCCGGCAGCAGCTATTATAAATTTTTTAAAATTATTAAAAGAGATGATTATTCCGCTCGTGATTTTTATCTTTGCAAACCGGGCGGACGGAATGCTTGGACTGCTTATGTATGGCGGTGCAGGGCTGTTTTTGCTGCTGCTCATTGTATTCAGTGTTATAAAATGGCTGAAGTTCACGTACCGGATTGAAGAAGATGAGCTTCGGATCGAACAGGGTCTTTTTGTAAAGCAAAAGCGATTTGTTCCTTTGGAAAGAGTGCAGACCATTCACACCCGGGCCGGAGTTATCCAGCAGCTGTTCGGCTTGGTTAGACTTGAAATTGAAACAGCAAGCGGCGGTCCTGAAACAGAGATTGAACTGACCGCCATTTCCAAAAGCCAGGCAGCGGCGATCAAAAAGGCGCTTTACGAAAGAAAACAAATCATCACCCATTCCGGAGCATCAGGAGTGGAAGGGGCAGACCCCGTTCCTGAAAAAAGACACCTTTACAAAATGACACAAAAGGAACTGATCATTGGAGCGGCAACAAGCAGCGGAATTGGTGTCGTGGTGTCCGCTATTTTTGCGTTCGGTTCACAGCTTGATGAAGTACTGCCGGTTGATTCCATCTTAAAACGGTTTGAATTTTTGACACATTCAGGTGCCGCTTTTCTGGCGTTTATCATTTTTCTTGGATTTTTGACTGCCTGGCTTCTCAGTATGGCGGGGATTATCCTGAAATATGCCCGGTTTTCACTTGAAAAAACAGAGGAGGATTTAGTGATTTCAAGGGGGCTTCTGGAAAAAAGCCAGATGACGATTCCGGTTAAAAGAATCCAGGCGGTCAAGATAACAGAGAATCCGCTTAGGCAGCCTCTCGGATATGCAACGGTCCAGGTGATCTGTGCAGGAGGCAAGGCGGATAGCGACGGTCTTTCTGCCGCGATCTTCCCTTTTGTAAAAAAGAGAGACGCGAAGAGGCTGCTGGATGAATTCCTTCCGCAATATGCATACAGTACAGAGAAAATCTCTGTTCCGAAAAGGGCGAAGAGGAAATACGTATTCCGGTATACATGGCCAGCCATCATCCCGGCGGCTGTTTTGATTTACTTCTTCCATTATTGGGGTCTGCTCTCTATTTTGCTGGTTCCGCTTTTTTCGCTGTTCGGCTATATGGCGTATAAAGATACCGGCTACAGACTCGATGGCTCTCAGCTGACCTTTTATGCGAGGGCTGTCTCCAAATACATGGTCATCCTCCCTAAAAAGAGGATGCAGGAGTTCCAGATCCATCAGCATTTTTTTCAGAAGCGCGGAGATTTGGCCACGGCGAGGACGGCTGTTATGTCCAACGTCACTGGTGCGCATTTTACGATAAAAGATCTTGAACTCGAAGATGGAAGAATCCTTTATGACTGGTATTCTAGCGTTTCTTCAAAAAAACCTGGATATGATCCCGAGGAGAGCGAGAAGCAAAACCGCCGTCCATAA
- a CDS encoding DEAD/DEAH box helicase, with translation MKAINKMGFEEATPIQAQTIPLGLQGKDIIGQAQTGTGKTAAFGLPLIEKINTEDQNIQAIIIAPTRELAVQVSEELYKLSYYKRARVLPIYGGQDISRQIRALKKYPHIIVGTPGRLLDHINRKTLKLETVHTVVLDEADEMLNMGFIEDIESILSNVPENHQTLLFSATMPDPIRRIAERFMKDPELVKVKAKEVTTPNITQYYIDTHEKKKFDVLTRLLDIQSPELAIVFGRTKRRVDELSEALNLRGYTAEGIHGDLSQARRMSALRKFKSGNIDVLVATDVAARGLDISGVTHVYNFDVPQDPESYVHRIGRTGRAGKTGIAMTFITPREMDMLKSIERTTKRKMDKMTAPTLDQALEGQQTMTSEKIRSVIEEGNLSYYSKAAAQLLEEFDSEAVVAAAIKLMTKEPDQTPIKLTDEPPVFSKRGGKGSGGGNRGRSNGGSYNSQRSGGAKKGNRSYNDKNRSQQRRSGSGSSSKSKSYSN, from the coding sequence ATGAAGGCAATTAACAAAATGGGATTTGAAGAAGCAACTCCCATTCAGGCACAAACGATTCCACTAGGCCTTCAAGGTAAGGACATCATTGGACAGGCGCAAACCGGTACTGGTAAAACAGCTGCATTCGGACTGCCGCTTATCGAAAAAATCAATACAGAAGATCAAAACATTCAGGCAATCATTATTGCTCCAACCCGCGAGCTTGCGGTTCAAGTATCTGAAGAGCTTTATAAATTGAGCTACTACAAGCGTGCACGCGTTCTTCCTATCTATGGAGGACAGGACATCAGCCGCCAAATTCGCGCGCTGAAGAAATACCCTCATATCATCGTAGGAACACCTGGACGTTTGCTTGACCACATTAACCGCAAAACGCTGAAACTTGAAACAGTTCACACTGTTGTATTGGATGAAGCAGATGAAATGCTGAACATGGGATTCATCGAGGATATCGAGTCCATTCTATCCAATGTTCCTGAAAATCACCAAACTCTATTGTTCTCAGCAACAATGCCGGATCCGATCCGCCGCATCGCTGAGCGCTTCATGAAAGATCCTGAGCTTGTAAAAGTGAAGGCGAAAGAAGTAACGACTCCGAACATTACGCAATATTACATTGATACGCATGAAAAGAAAAAATTCGATGTGCTTACACGCCTTCTGGATATTCAATCTCCGGAACTGGCCATCGTTTTCGGCCGTACAAAGCGCCGTGTTGACGAGCTTTCTGAGGCTCTTAACCTTCGCGGATATACAGCTGAAGGAATTCACGGCGACTTGAGCCAGGCTCGCAGAATGTCTGCTCTCCGTAAGTTCAAGAGCGGAAACATCGATGTTCTTGTAGCGACGGACGTTGCTGCACGCGGACTTGATATTTCAGGTGTAACACACGTTTACAACTTCGATGTCCCTCAAGATCCGGAAAGCTACGTTCACCGTATCGGACGTACTGGCCGTGCCGGTAAAACAGGTATTGCGATGACATTCATCACACCAAGAGAAATGGATATGCTGAAAAGCATTGAGCGCACAACGAAGCGCAAAATGGACAAAATGACAGCACCTACTCTTGACCAGGCACTTGAAGGGCAGCAAACCATGACTTCTGAGAAGATTCGTTCTGTAATTGAAGAAGGGAATCTTTCCTACTATTCAAAAGCAGCAGCACAGCTTCTTGAAGAATTTGATTCCGAAGCAGTTGTAGCAGCAGCAATCAAGCTGATGACAAAAGAGCCGGATCAAACTCCAATCAAACTAACAGACGAACCGCCGGTATTCTCTAAAAGAGGCGGAAAAGGTTCAGGCGGCGGCAACCGCGGACGCAGCAATGGCGGAAGCTACAACAGCCAGCGCAGCGGCGGAGCTAAAAAAGGCAACCGTTCATACAACGATAAAAACCGCTCTCAGCAAAGAAGAAGCGGCAGCGGCAGCAGCAGTAAGAGCAAATCTTACTCCAATTAA
- a CDS encoding rhomboid family intramembrane serine protease, giving the protein MFTRNESFSAFLYKFPLTSFFIITQILVWAFFALPLKDAPYWFSALDGYNAAIAHGEWWRLATPVFLHANFSHLFFNTISIILFAPALEEMLGKAKFILLYIGSAILANAATFMIQPLEYSHVGASGAIFGLFGCYLFMALFRKNQITRANAQVLLIILALSFLTSFFSPSTNVTAHFFGLVSGFGFSSVLIKKEAFAPYSFYSGGTRRQSLNWNKKNLLWTAVLLLALLGIISRFF; this is encoded by the coding sequence ATGTTTACCCGTAATGAAAGCTTTTCAGCTTTTCTGTATAAATTCCCGCTAACTTCTTTCTTCATTATTACCCAAATTCTTGTATGGGCTTTTTTTGCTCTCCCGCTAAAGGATGCCCCATACTGGTTTTCTGCACTGGACGGGTATAATGCCGCCATTGCCCACGGGGAGTGGTGGAGACTCGCTACACCTGTTTTCCTGCACGCGAATTTTTCCCACCTGTTTTTCAATACGATTTCGATCATCCTGTTCGCCCCTGCCCTGGAGGAAATGCTAGGCAAGGCAAAGTTTATCCTTCTCTATATCGGATCCGCTATTCTAGCAAACGCCGCTACTTTCATGATACAGCCTTTAGAATACAGCCATGTCGGGGCATCGGGAGCTATTTTTGGCTTATTCGGCTGCTATCTGTTTATGGCTCTTTTCCGAAAAAACCAAATCACCCGGGCAAATGCGCAGGTTCTATTGATTATCCTGGCTTTAAGCTTTCTGACTTCCTTTTTCTCTCCTTCTACTAATGTCACCGCTCATTTTTTCGGACTTGTATCCGGCTTCGGGTTTTCTTCTGTACTTATAAAAAAAGAAGCGTTTGCCCCCTATTCATTTTATAGCGGAGGCACACGCCGTCAGTCGTTGAATTGGAACAAAAAAAACCTGTTATGGACGGCGGTTTTGCTTCTCGCTCTCCTCGGGATCATATCCAGGTTTTTTTGA
- the alr gene encoding alanine racemase, with protein sequence MNEALSFYRDTWAEINLDAIEYNVKSMIRHLGPEGTVIAVVKANAYGHGDAEVAETALKAGADMLAVAFVDEAIALRKKGVAAPILVLGASRPEDVQVSINHKIILTAVSLEWVMEAGKFVRSGELCFHIKLDTGMGRLGMKERHELETAIDYAAKSPNMKIGGIFTHFATADELESDYAEHQFEAFEKLTAGLTSSEWMIHCANSAAGLRFPDRIFNTVRLGISMYGLAPSMELKGELPYPLQEALSLHTKLVHVKKIAKGEKVSYGATYTAQEDEWIGTLPIGYADGWIRRLKDSEVLADGARVPIVGRICMDQCMVRLPRKLPIGTKVTLIGRQAEESISIDEIAERLETINYEVPCILSARVPRMFLQNKSIMEVRNPIIQSFSAEKG encoded by the coding sequence ATGAATGAGGCGCTTTCTTTTTACCGGGATACTTGGGCTGAAATTAATTTAGATGCCATTGAATATAATGTAAAGAGTATGATTCGGCATTTAGGACCTGAAGGAACGGTCATTGCCGTTGTTAAAGCAAATGCATATGGCCACGGAGATGCCGAAGTGGCGGAGACGGCTTTGAAGGCGGGGGCCGATATGCTTGCGGTGGCCTTTGTAGATGAAGCCATCGCGCTTAGAAAAAAAGGGGTAGCTGCCCCAATCCTTGTACTGGGTGCGTCAAGACCTGAGGATGTTCAGGTCAGTATCAATCATAAGATTATTTTGACAGCTGTCTCGCTTGAATGGGTCATGGAGGCGGGGAAATTCGTGCGAAGCGGAGAGCTGTGCTTCCATATTAAGCTGGATACCGGGATGGGCCGGCTTGGAATGAAGGAAAGACATGAATTGGAGACGGCCATTGATTATGCGGCAAAGTCACCGAATATGAAAATAGGCGGGATATTTACGCATTTCGCAACAGCAGATGAGCTTGAATCTGATTATGCGGAGCATCAGTTTGAAGCCTTTGAAAAGCTTACAGCGGGGCTGACCTCCTCCGAATGGATGATTCACTGCGCAAATAGTGCAGCAGGTCTGAGATTCCCCGACCGCATCTTCAATACGGTAAGACTTGGCATTTCCATGTATGGGCTGGCACCTTCGATGGAGCTGAAAGGGGAGCTTCCTTATCCCCTGCAGGAAGCTCTTTCCCTCCATACGAAGCTTGTGCATGTTAAAAAAATTGCCAAGGGAGAAAAGGTAAGTTATGGAGCGACTTATACTGCTCAGGAGGATGAGTGGATTGGAACTCTTCCTATCGGCTATGCGGATGGCTGGATCCGCCGTTTGAAAGATTCTGAAGTGCTGGCTGATGGCGCACGGGTGCCAATTGTCGGCAGAATCTGCATGGATCAGTGCATGGTGCGGCTTCCTCGAAAACTGCCGATTGGAACAAAAGTTACGCTGATTGGAAGACAGGCAGAAGAATCTATTTCAATCGATGAGATTGCGGAGCGTCTGGAGACGATTAATTACGAAGTTCCTTGCATTTTGTCGGCCAGGGTGCCCCGTATGTTTTTGCAAAATAAGAGTATAATGGAAGTTAGGAACCCCATTATCCAATCATTTTCAGCTGAAAAAGGCTGA
- the uvsE gene encoding UV DNA damage repair endonuclease UvsE codes for MRVQLGYVAMSTELQNASPSKTMTYAQFSRLKDREAAFGKLERIAAENIRNCLRLLKHNAWSDIHFFRYSSRLIPLANHPELSDWDFMPPLLPEFKQIGEFLKKHPMRTDFHPDHFVLLNSAKSDLLKNAVQTLRLHRRMLDGMGIPPEHRCVLHVGGVYSDKEKALEQFVHNWGFVPQSLQKMIMLENDDTSFHVKDVLYLCEKLGIPLVFDYHHHLALHDSEEWEEDWGRVVQTWRYSPLPVKMHISSPRSRKEFRAHSDYVDPKLFIDFLNGVKGSVEHIDCMIEAKQKDGALFQLMEDLDSEPSFEKIDGSSFYWT; via the coding sequence TTGCGTGTCCAGCTTGGGTATGTTGCGATGAGTACTGAACTTCAAAATGCATCTCCATCAAAAACCATGACGTATGCCCAGTTTAGCCGTCTGAAGGACCGGGAAGCAGCTTTCGGAAAACTGGAGCGAATTGCGGCTGAAAATATTCGTAATTGCCTGAGGCTTTTGAAGCATAATGCCTGGAGTGATATTCATTTTTTCCGTTACAGCTCAAGGCTCATTCCGCTTGCTAATCACCCTGAACTGAGTGATTGGGACTTCATGCCGCCGCTTCTTCCGGAATTTAAGCAAATAGGGGAATTTTTAAAGAAACATCCGATGAGAACGGATTTTCATCCGGATCATTTTGTGCTTTTGAATTCTGCGAAGTCTGATTTGTTAAAGAATGCCGTTCAAACATTGAGGCTGCATAGACGGATGCTCGATGGAATGGGGATTCCTCCTGAACACCGCTGTGTACTGCATGTTGGCGGAGTTTACAGCGATAAGGAGAAAGCGCTGGAGCAGTTTGTACACAATTGGGGTTTCGTGCCTCAGTCTCTTCAGAAGATGATTATGCTTGAAAACGATGATACATCGTTTCATGTAAAAGATGTCCTGTATTTATGCGAGAAACTGGGGATTCCGCTTGTGTTCGATTACCATCACCACCTTGCTCTCCACGATTCGGAAGAGTGGGAAGAGGATTGGGGGCGAGTGGTGCAGACATGGCGCTATTCTCCGCTTCCGGTCAAAATGCATATTTCAAGCCCGCGAAGCAGGAAAGAATTCCGCGCTCATTCTGATTATGTAGATCCGAAGCTATTTATTGATTTTTTAAATGGGGTAAAAGGAAGTGTTGAGCACATTGATTGCATGATTGAAGCGAAACAAAAGGATGGTGCCCTGTTTCAGCTGATGGAGGACCTTGATTCGGAACCATCTTTTGAAAAAATAGATGGAAGCAGTTTTTATTGGACTTAA
- a CDS encoding outer membrane lipoprotein carrier protein LolA, producing the protein MRRSLCLLLVGLMAVFLMSACGNKSQNDVVKGLDKKVEDLQSYKTKAKMTLQTGSEPQVYDVEIWYKEPSFYRVNLKNPAKEQSQMILRNEDGVYVLTPSLNKSFRFQSDWPKNSSQAYLFESLVNDVMKDKAAVFKATEKQYVFETKTNYQNNTMLPMQEITFNKKDLSPASVKVMDPDRNPLVTVEFKDFEFNPSFDKDSFNMEKNMSFGMIDLPAAAPVNKEPFAVKYPMEMPEGVRLIQEKELRTENGKRIIMTFGGKKNFTMIQERASVSSSSKAVTVSGEPADLGFAIGSKTENSISWVSEGVEYLIASEDMTPDEMMDTARSVQGQTAK; encoded by the coding sequence GTGAGAAGAAGCTTATGTTTATTGCTGGTCGGACTGATGGCTGTATTTTTAATGTCTGCCTGCGGAAACAAATCGCAGAATGATGTGGTAAAAGGGCTGGATAAGAAAGTCGAGGATCTTCAAAGCTATAAAACGAAGGCGAAAATGACCCTCCAGACTGGAAGTGAACCGCAGGTGTACGATGTGGAGATCTGGTATAAGGAGCCGTCTTTTTACCGGGTGAACCTGAAAAATCCCGCAAAGGAACAAAGCCAGATGATTCTGCGGAATGAGGATGGCGTGTATGTGCTGACCCCTTCTCTTAATAAAAGCTTCCGCTTCCAGAGCGACTGGCCGAAAAACAGCAGCCAGGCCTATTTGTTTGAATCCCTTGTCAATGATGTCATGAAGGACAAGGCAGCCGTTTTTAAAGCGACAGAAAAGCAATATGTTTTTGAAACGAAAACAAACTATCAAAACAATACCATGCTGCCGATGCAGGAAATCACTTTTAATAAAAAGGATTTATCACCTGCGAGCGTAAAAGTGATGGACCCTGACCGCAACCCGCTTGTAACGGTTGAGTTTAAGGATTTTGAATTCAATCCATCCTTTGATAAAGACTCCTTTAATATGGAGAAGAACATGTCATTCGGCATGATTGATTTACCGGCAGCCGCACCAGTCAATAAGGAGCCTTTTGCCGTGAAATACCCGATGGAAATGCCTGAAGGTGTCAGACTGATTCAGGAAAAAGAGCTTCGGACAGAAAATGGGAAGCGGATTATTATGACGTTTGGCGGAAAGAAAAATTTCACGATGATTCAGGAAAGGGCCAGTGTTTCTTCCTCTTCCAAGGCGGTGACGGTAAGCGGGGAGCCGGCTGATTTAGGATTTGCAATCGGCAGCAAAACCGAGAACTCGATTTCATGGGTTTCAGAAGGTGTGGAGTATTTGATTGCCTCGGAAGATATGACACCTGACGAGATGATGGATACAGCACGGTCGGTTCAAGGACAGACAGCGAAATAA